In bacterium, the DNA window CTATGCACGATCAGCCGGCCCTGATGGCCGGCCACAATGCCGTAGGCCGCAGCCAATCCCAGGCCGTGGCCGTGGCCTTCCGGCTTGGTGGTGATGAACGGCTCGCACAACCGTTGCCAGACGCAGTCGGCGATGCCGGGCCCGTTGTCCAGCACCTCGACCACCACAGCGGCCACCGGCTCGGCAGAGTCCGGCAGTTCTGCCGGACGGGTGCGGATCAACAGGCGGCCGCCGGTCCGCTGCAGCGCTTCCAACGCATTGCGGCAAATGTATTCAAACGCCTGATGCAGCAGCGAGACGTCGGCCATCACCCGGCCGCTGAGCGGAGAAAGATCAAAGTGCACCTGCACCGGCCGCGCAAACAGCTCTGCCTGCAGTCCGCCGGCCTGACGGACGAGCGTATTGATCGGCACCGGCCGGCGGCGCAGCGGAACGCTCTGACTGAAATACTGCAGACGGCGGAGCAACATGAACGTTTGTTCAATATCCTGCTGCAGATGCAGAAAAGGATCCTGCTGGGAATGCGGGATCGAGCTCGGCAGATAGAGCCAGGCGCTGCGGCTGAAAGCCGAGAGCAGCGGCTGCTCCAGATTGCCGGCCAGCGCAGCCACCAGCTGCTGCAGCCGTTCCAGATCCGCGCCCCGGCGCCAGACTCTGGCCGCAGCCAGCTCTTCGATCAAAGCCTGATCCTCCACGGCAGGCGGCTGACCGGCGTTCAGAGTTTCAGCTTCAGGTCCGTCTCCCGTGCCGGTCACAGCCACAGTGATCAGCTGCAATCCCAGCAGGTCGTTTTTCGACAGATGAACGCAGACCTCTTTGGGATTGCCTTGGTTGTCCAGCAGCGTCAACGGCCGGCTCAGCGGCTGCTCGGTCAAATCATGGTCTTGACGGAACCGCTCCAGCGCAGCACGCCAGGTCGGCTGTGAGTCGCTTACCAGCAGCTGATCAAAGTCATTGCGCAGGATGGAGGCAGCCGGGATGTGCAGCAGCTCTTGCATGGCCTCATTCCACACCACGACCTGGTCCGCCGGATCAAGGACCAGTGCAGGCCGGGCCGGCGTACGGATCAGCGAGGCGCCCTGCTCCGGCTGGCTGGAGAGCTTTTGATACAGATCGCGCAGCTGATCACGCAGCTGCGTGGATTTAGGCTTGGTGATGGACGGCGGTTCTTCGTCTTCAGCCGTTGTTTCCTGCGGCGGCTGAGCACTGGTTCCGACGACATCCTTTTCATAAAACAAAAACTGATAACCCACCGGTACATCCTGAAAAGATTTTTGTGGATGCACCGAAAGCACCACCCAAACAGGGGAACCGTCTTTACGGCACAATTCCAACTCGAACTGCTGCACCGGCGCGTCGTTCTCAATGAACTCGGCCAATTCGGCGCGTTTGGACGGCTGGGCGGTCAGGTGAGTGAGAAAATTCAAACCGACCATCTCGTCGGTGTTTTCGTAACCCAGCGCGGCGATGGCCGGCAGATCCGCTGCGATGATATCCAAAGAGGTGGTGGTGATCACACTGCCCTGCAATCCTTCAGCGGGCTCGTCCGCAGCGTCGGCGGACTCGGAGGACCCGGCCAACCACTGCTGGCGGCCGGCTTCCAGCAGCCGTTGCCACTGACTGTGCAGCCCAGAGGAGACCAGGATCATAGCCTCGGTGGGCGGATACAGCTCCTGGTCCATATAGGCCAGCGGATCGAGCCCTTCGCTGGAAAAGCCCTCGAGCACAAAGTTCCATTTTTTCAGCTCATTGGATTGCGTGGTCTCGACGCAGGCGTACAGGCAGACGCCGAGATATCTCTGATAATACACGATGGGCAGCAGGGCGCGGCGTAAAAGTCCGTTGAAAAAACTGCTGTAAACGGTTTTGCCGTCGGCCAGCCCCATCTCCTCCGCATCGGGCGTTGCGGCCAGCACCTTGTGGATGAAGCCATTCAGCGGCTTCCCGCCGGTCAGGCCGGAGATCGGCGACAGGGTCATTTGCGTCAGCGGACGACCCTGGTGATCGTAAAAGATCATCGCGATTTTGTATTTTTCGGAAAAGGTATCAGACAGATGCTGCAGAACAGGGGGTGCGATCAGATCAACCAACGTTTGACTTGATGGCGTCATGTCGAACCGATTTTTTCTTCAAGAGGTGAACCGCAGACGGACCACGTCCGAGCCATTAGATGCCGGCGATGGAAAAGCGGCGCCGGATTTTTTCTGCCGGTCCATACAGGCGCAAATAATATAGGTACATTAACCGTCAAGATCAAGGGCAACGTTCGCAAGCGGAATTCAAGGGGCCGAGCAATTGCTGCAGTTTAAAACAAACCGGAGAATCCAGACCCAGGCCGGCCAGTTCCTCGGTGCGGCGCAGCAACTCTTGCGGAGGGCCGTCCATCACCATGCGGCCGCGCTGCAGGATCAGGAGGCGGTCGGCCAGCAGCGCTTCTTCGGGAAACTGGGTGATCAACACCATGGCCCGGCGGGGTGTTGCCGGCTGGCCATGCCACTCCTTGAACAGCCGCAGCATCTCCCTGCGGCCGGCAGGATCCAACAGGGAGGTGGGTTCATCCAGGATCAGATAATCGGGCTCCATAGCCAGAACAGAGGCCAGGGCCAGCCGCTGTTTTTCGCCGCCGGAGAGATAATGGGGCGACTTTAGCCGAAAGGGTTGCAGCTGAAAACGGCTCAGCATTTGTTCCACACGGCGATGCATCTCCTCATACTCTACACCGAGGTTCTCCAGGCCGAAGGCGATCTCGCGCTCCACCGTGGCGGAGACGATCTGGTTGTCCGGATTCTGAAAGAGCATGGCCACGCGGCGGCGGATCCGGCGCAACTGGTCCGCATCCCGGGTGTTCAAGCCGTCCACCAGCACCTCGCCGGTGGATGGCAGCAGCAGTCCATTGAGACAGCGGGCCAGCGTGCTTTTGCCGCTGCCGTTGGCGCCCATGACGGCGATAAAATCGCCGGCAGCGATTTCCAGCGACACATCTTCCAGCACCCGGCGGAACGCGCCCTGCTCCGAGACATAATCAAACGATATGTGATTAACAGCAATCAACGGCGTGGTTCCTGATCAGCCATTCATTTTATCGCGCCGGCCGGTTGCCGGACCGGCGAAAGGGGTTGCGACGGTCGCGGTTTCTGCAGATTCATCCTCAGGGACCGCCGTCTTGCTGGTTCTTGGACCGGCGAACCGGGTTGCGGCGGTCGCAGTCGGCCGCATCAGTCGATGTCCTTGCGAAACTGAGTTTCATAGAGCATGGCATAGAGCCCGTTCTTTTGCAGCAACTCGTCGTGCGCGCCGCTCTCCACGATCCGGCCGCGGTCCATGACCAGGATCATGTCCGCAGCCAGAATGGTGCTCAGGCGGTGAGCGATGACGATGTTGGTGCGGTCCGCCATCACCTTTTCCAGCGCATCCTGAATCAGCGCTTCGGATTGGCTGTCGAGGCTGCTGGTGGCTTCATCCAAAATCAGAATGCGCGGATTTTTCAGAATGACCCGTGCCAGCGCCAGCCGTTGCTTTTCTCCGCCGCTCAAACGAAAGCCGCGCTCGCCGACGATGGTGTCGTAGCCATCCGGCAGCCCCTGGATGAAATCGTGAATGTTGGCCACCCGGCAGGCGGCCTCCAGTTCTTTCTGGCTCGCGTTCAGTTTGGCGTACTGCAGGTTGGTGCGGATGGTGTCATGAAACAGATGCGTCTCCTGAGTGCCCATGCCGATCTGCGCCGACAGGGATTCCAGGGACAGATCGCGCAGATCGTTGCCGTAGATGCGGACCACGCCGGAAGTCGGATCATAGAGGCGCGGGATCAGATAGGTGAGCGTGGTTTTGCCCGCGCCGCTGGGCCCCACCAGCGCAACGATCTGTCCCGGTTGCACGCAAAAGCTGACGTCTTCCAGCGCGTTGCGGCGCGCCTGACTGCGGCCGGACTGGTCATCGTCGTCCGCGCCGGACACTTTGCCGGAGAGCACGCCGGTGACGTTGTCCATGCTGCCATAGCGATGCACATCGCTGAGCTGTTTGCTGTTGCCGGCGTTATAGATAAAGGTGACGTTCTCGAACTCGATTTCGCCGCGCACTCTTTTCACGGTCTGCGCGTCCGCTTTCTCGACAATGTCCACCGGCAGATCGATCACCTCAAACACCCGCTCAAAACTGACCATGGAGGTGGCGAACTCGACCGGCGCGTTGGAAAGCCCCTGCAGCGCGCCGTACAACTGTCCCAGGTAGGCGCCGAAGGCCACGATGGTGCCCACGGTAAAGGTGCCGGCGATGACGAAATAGCCGCCGAGACCGTAGACCAAAGCGGTGCCCACTGCGCTGATCAGGCCGATGATGGCCATAAAGATCGATCCGGTGAACGCCCGTTTGACGCCGAGATCGCGCACCTGGCCGGCCCGGCCGCCGAAGCGTTCGACTTCCAACTGCCGCCGGCCGAACAGCTTGACCAACAGGGCGCCGCCGATGTTAAGGGTTTCATTCATCATGGCGTTCATCTGCGCGTTGGCTTCCATCTGCTTGCGGGCGATGTCGCGCAGCCGGTTGCCCAGCAGGCGCGCGGCCAGAATAAACAGCGGCATGATCGCCACGCCGATCACCGTCAGCCGCCATTCCAGGGACAGCATCACCGCCAGGATCGCCGCGGCGTGGATCAACTGGGTGACGATGCCGACAATGGTGCTGCTGATGGCGTTCTGCGCGCCGATCACATCATTGTTCAACCGGCTCATCAGCTCGCCGACTT includes these proteins:
- a CDS encoding response regulator, whose translation is MTPSSQTLVDLIAPPVLQHLSDTFSEKYKIAMIFYDHQGRPLTQMTLSPISGLTGGKPLNGFIHKVLAATPDAEEMGLADGKTVYSSFFNGLLRRALLPIVYYQRYLGVCLYACVETTQSNELKKWNFVLEGFSSEGLDPLAYMDQELYPPTEAMILVSSGLHSQWQRLLEAGRQQWLAGSSESADAADEPAEGLQGSVITTTSLDIIAADLPAIAALGYENTDEMVGLNFLTHLTAQPSKRAELAEFIENDAPVQQFELELCRKDGSPVWVVLSVHPQKSFQDVPVGYQFLFYEKDVVGTSAQPPQETTAEDEEPPSITKPKSTQLRDQLRDLYQKLSSQPEQGASLIRTPARPALVLDPADQVVVWNEAMQELLHIPAASILRNDFDQLLVSDSQPTWRAALERFRQDHDLTEQPLSRPLTLLDNQGNPKEVCVHLSKNDLLGLQLITVAVTGTGDGPEAETLNAGQPPAVEDQALIEELAAARVWRRGADLERLQQLVAALAGNLEQPLLSAFSRSAWLYLPSSIPHSQQDPFLHLQQDIEQTFMLLRRLQYFSQSVPLRRRPVPINTLVRQAGGLQAELFARPVQVHFDLSPLSGRVMADVSLLHQAFEYICRNALEALQRTGGRLLIRTRPAELPDSAEPVAAVVVEVLDNGPGIADCVWQRLCEPFITTKPEGHGHGLGLAAAYGIVAGHQGRLIVHSQINAGTLVQLFLPALAPEQAPEDLEASVIAFRQARSLLIVDDDPDLTPLMKRALENNGYEVTTLETGERAIQWMQGHVDEVDGAVIDLSLEGMSGLDCAKKILQEKRIPIILSSGYPPVPAALEVVQACQGAYLQKPYGMSYLVEMARQTF
- a CDS encoding ATP-binding cassette domain-containing protein; translated protein: MIAVNHISFDYVSEQGAFRRVLEDVSLEIAAGDFIAVMGANGSGKSTLARCLNGLLLPSTGEVLVDGLNTRDADQLRRIRRRVAMLFQNPDNQIVSATVEREIAFGLENLGVEYEEMHRRVEQMLSRFQLQPFRLKSPHYLSGGEKQRLALASVLAMEPDYLILDEPTSLLDPAGRREMLRLFKEWHGQPATPRRAMVLITQFPEEALLADRLLILQRGRMVMDGPPQELLRRTEELAGLGLDSPVCFKLQQLLGPLNSACERCP
- a CDS encoding ABC transporter ATP-binding protein; this translates as MGHGGLRSVIEATDEKPKITRDLLKRVLQYAKPYRVRIIAILGLILAQTGLMLLNPLIIRDLLDHTIPSGNLNRLMLLALALLLIPAVNGVLGVSQRRLNARVGEGVIYDLRMALYAGLQRMSLRFFTNTQVGELMSRLNNDVIGAQNAISSTIVGIVTQLIHAAAILAVMLSLEWRLTVIGVAIMPLFILAARLLGNRLRDIARKQMEANAQMNAMMNETLNIGGALLVKLFGRRQLEVERFGGRAGQVRDLGVKRAFTGSIFMAIIGLISAVGTALVYGLGGYFVIAGTFTVGTIVAFGAYLGQLYGALQGLSNAPVEFATSMVSFERVFEVIDLPVDIVEKADAQTVKRVRGEIEFENVTFIYNAGNSKQLSDVHRYGSMDNVTGVLSGKVSGADDDDQSGRSQARRNALEDVSFCVQPGQIVALVGPSGAGKTTLTYLIPRLYDPTSGVVRIYGNDLRDLSLESLSAQIGMGTQETHLFHDTIRTNLQYAKLNASQKELEAACRVANIHDFIQGLPDGYDTIVGERGFRLSGGEKQRLALARVILKNPRILILDEATSSLDSQSEALIQDALEKVMADRTNIVIAHRLSTILAADMILVMDRGRIVESGAHDELLQKNGLYAMLYETQFRKDID